A window of Zingiber officinale cultivar Zhangliang chromosome 5A, Zo_v1.1, whole genome shotgun sequence contains these coding sequences:
- the LOC121980117 gene encoding vicilin-like seed storage protein At2g18540, with the protein MARKLVAAAVAAFFLLAVSGAAELRGGGVSAPLLVTKESRRAVVSTDAGSITSVDVNDESRGRYHLEFITMEPSSLFLPVLLHADMLFYVHSGNGRVHTSVREDEKERVEHMDVERGDVSVVEKGSVFYVQSRPSLTEESLQIHLLFNHVDEGNSEKASNEAYSIIGDLIRGFAAKILQKGFGVSEETIEAIKRVEKPPLIIPFLHNNEMMETHTWIRRITSDTHDELAKKNKNKKFNFFKAKPDVENCNGWSTVLTHKDLKALESSHIEAFMVNLSKASFFKYSSSKVYLNINKEFRDKSGGMVQVVCPNQAPIDMYQCKEINFRVKEGDVVAVPGHLPMSHMSYNNGSLVFVGFSGIARKNSPQWLVGKNSVLQTIDKEILALALNVPKSIVKDLVRSRSEPMILDCTSCAEKLDDKMEEEA; encoded by the exons ATGGCTCGCAAGCTTGTGGCTGCGGCAGTGGCAGCTTTCTTCCTCCTGGCCGTCAGTGGAGCTGCAGAGCTCCGTGGCGGCGGCGTCAGTGCGCCACTGCTGGTGACGAAGGAGAGCAGGAGAGCAGTGGTGTCGACCGACGCCGGAAGCATCACATCCGTCGACGTGAACGACGAATCCAGAGGAAGGTACCATCTGGAGTTCATCACCATGGAGCCCAGCTCGCTCTTCCTCCCTGTGCTACTCCATGCTGATATGCTCTTCTACGTCCACTCCGGCAACGGCAGAGTACATACGAGTGTTAGAGAGGATGAAAAGGAAAGGGTAGAGCACATGGACGTGGAGAGGGGTGACGTCTCTGTCGTGGAAAAGGGTAGCGTATTTTATGTACAAAGTCGTCCTTCCCTCACTGAGGAAAGCCTCCAAATTCATCTCCTATTCAACCATGTTGATGAAGGGAACTCCGAG AAAGCATCGAACGAAGCTTATTCGATCATCGGCGATCTCATTCGTGGGTTCGCGGCAAAGATCCTCCAAAAAGGATTTGGG GTTTCTGAGGAGACCATCGAAGCCATCAAAAGGGTAGAAAAGCCTCCTTTGATCATTCCTTTTCTGCATAACAATGAGATGATGGAAACACATACTTGGATCAGAAGAATTACGAGTGATACACATGATGAATTGGCAAAAAAGAACAAGAATAAGAAATTCAACTTCTTCAAGGCCAAACCCGATGTCGAGAATTGCAACGGCTGGAGCACTGTCTTGACCCACAAGGACCTCAAGGCTCTCGAGAGCTCCCACATTGAAGCCTTCATGGTCAACTTGAGCAAGGCAAGTTTCTTCAAGTACTCTTCTAGCAAAGTATATCTGAACATTAACAAGGAGTTTCGCGATAAATCAGGG GGAATGGTGCAAGTAGTTTGTCCCAACCAGGCACCAATTGACATGTACCAATGCAAAGAGATTAACTTCAGGGTGAAGGAAGGGGATGTGGTGGCGGTGCCGGGGCATCTACCGATGAGCCATATGTCCTACAACAATGGTAGCCTTGTATTTGTAGGATTCAGCGGCATCGCCAGAAAGAATTCACCACAGTGGCTGGTAGGGAAGAATTCGGTGCTTCAGACTATCGACAAAGAGATTTTGGCACTGGCACTCAATGTTCCAAAGTCTATCGTTAAAGACTTGGTGAGGTCTCGATCGGAGCCGATGATCCTCGACTGCACATCGTGTGCAGAGAAGCTTGATGATAAAATGGAAGAGGAAGCATGA
- the LOC121982203 gene encoding ER lumen protein-retaining receptor-like, translated as MNIFRLAGDMTHLMSVLVLLLKIHTIKSCAGISLKTQELYALVFATRYLDIFTDFISVYNTIMKLIFLGSSFSIVLYIRRHKIVRRSYDKDQDTFRHFFLVLPCLLLALVINEKFTLKEVMWTFSLFLEAVAILPQLVLLQRTKNIDNLTGQYVFLLGAYRAFYILNWIYRYFTEPHYVHWITWISGLVQTLLYADFFYYYFNSWKNNVKLKLPA; from the exons ATGAACATCTTCAGGTTAGCGGGCGACATGACGCATCTCATGAGCGTCCTCGTCCTCCTCCTCAAGATCCACACCATCAAATCGTGCGCTG GCATATCTTTGAAGACCCAAGAACTTTATGCTCTTGTTTTTGCCACTCGTTACTTGGACATATTTACTGATTTTATCTCAGTGTATAATACAATTATGAAGCTTATATTCTTGGGGAGCTCATTCTCAATTGTCTTGTACATCCGAAGACACAAGATTGTTCGCAGATCTTATGACAAGGACCAAGATACTTTTCGACACTTTTTCCTTGTATTGCCTTGTCTACTATTGGCCCTAGTTATAAATGAGAAATTCACACTTAAAGAG GTTATGTGGACATTCTCCTTATTTCTGGAAGCAGTTGCAATACTTCCTCAATTGGTATTGTTGCAGAGGACAAAAAATATTGACAACTTGACTGGTCAATATGTTTTTCTCCTAGG AGCGTATAGAGCATTTTACATCTTAAACTGGATTTACCGATACTTCACTGAGCCTCATTACGTTCATTGGATAA CATGGATATCTGGATTAGTGCAAACACTGCTTTATGCTGATTTCTTTTACTATTACTTCAATAG TTGGAAGAACAATGTTAAGCTCAAGCTACCAGCATAA
- the LOC121982202 gene encoding violaxanthin de-epoxidase, chloroplastic-like, translating into MRSGLSTNCFSTEGSFLNHVIKYNRKLGSVCWYRHYATEKSWSNRGASRMNIWPKSQMNSGKLECNENAVSVGRNIVAATIFTAFKSSSENNGIKLPRSLWSPIINQWHRLDLMIISVFLSCTVLFVPSVDAADALKTCSCLLKECRVELAKCIANPSCAANIACLQTCNDRPDETECQIKCGDLFENSVVDEFNECAVSSKKCVPRKSTVGEFPVPDPSILVKTFNISDFSGKWFITSGLNPTFDTFNCQLHEFHVESDKLVGNLSWRISTLDGGFFNRSAVQRFVQDSSQPGILYNHDNEYLHYQDDWYIISSKVENKEDDYIFVYYRGRNDAWDGYGGAVVYTRSAVLPDSIVPELEKAAKSIGRDFSNFIKTDNTCGPEPPLVERLEKTVEEGEKTIIREVEQIEEEVEEIGKTEVTLFQKLSDGFMELEKDTENLLKGLSKEEIQILDDLKMEAKQVEKIFGGALPIRKLR; encoded by the exons ATGAGGTCTGGTCTCTCGACAAATTGTTTTTCCACTGAGGGAAGCTTTTTAAATCATGTCATCAAGTACAATAGGAAATTGGGGAGTGTTTGCTGGTACCGTCACTATGCTACAGAAAAATCATGGTCCAATAGAGGAGCATCAAGGATGAATATTTGGCCTAAATCTCAGATGAATAGTGGGAAATTGGAGTGCAATGAAAATGCTGTCTCTGTTGGGAGGAATATTGTTGCAGCAACTATATTTACTGCATTTAAATCTAGTTCTGAG AATAATGGGATTAAATTGCCAAGGTCACTTTGGTCTCCTATTATTAACCAATGGCATCGTTTGGATCTGATGATTATCTCAGTATTCTTATCATGTACTGTTCTATTTGTTCCATCAGTTGATGCAGCTGATGCCCTCAAGACATGCTCTTGCCTTCTGAAGGAATGCAG GGTGGAATTAGCTAAGTGCATTGCTAACCCATCTTGTGCTGCAAATATTGCATGTTTGCAGACCTGCAATGACAGACCTGATGAGACTGAATGCCAG ATTAAATGTGGAGACCTCTTTGAAAACAGTGTTGTCGATGAATTCAATGAATGTGCAGTATCAAGCAAGAAATGTGTTCCAAGAAAGTCTACTGTAGGCGAATTTCCAGTACCTGatccatctattcttgtcaaaacATTTAATATATCAGATTTCAGCGGAAAGTGGTTCATAACAAGTGGTCTGAATCCTACTTTTGATACTTTTAACTGCCAGTTACATGAGTTTCATGTGGAATCTGACAAGCTTGTTGGAAATTTGTCATGGAGGATAAGCACACTAGATGGTGGTTTCTTCAACAGATCTGCTGTCCAGAGATTTGTACAAGATTCTTCACAGCCTGGGATTCTATACAACCATGATAACGAGTACCTCCACTATCAAGATGActg GTACATTATATCATCCAAGGTCGAGAATAAAGAAGATGACTACATATTTGTATACTACCGAGGTAGAAATGATGCCTGGGATGGATATGGCGGTGCAGTTGTATACACCAGAAGTGCAGTATTGCCTGATAGTATAGTTCCTGAGCTAGAAAAGGCAGCAAAAAGTATTGGACGAGACTTTAGTAATTTCATCAAAACAGACAATACCTGCGGCCCAGAGCCTCCGCTCGTCGAACGGCTGGAGAAAACAGTTGAGGAGGGCGAGAAAACAATCATAAGAGAAGTCGAACAgatagaagaagaagttgaggagATAGGTAAGACTGAAGTGACATTGTTTCAGAAGCTTTCTGATGGATTTATGGAGCTTGAGAAGGATACAGAGAACTTATTGAAGGGGCTAAGCAAAGAAGAGATACAGATATTGGATGATCTAAAGATGGAAGCAAAGCAAGTGGAGAAAATTTTCGGTGGGGCTTTGCCAATAAGGAAGCTTCGATAA